A window of Diabrotica virgifera virgifera chromosome 9, PGI_DIABVI_V3a contains these coding sequences:
- the LOC126892547 gene encoding ADP-ribosylation factor 4-like, protein MGLTIAVFNRLFSKKPMRILTVGLDAAGKTTILYKLKLGDEIVTTIPTIGFNVETVEYKNISFTVWDVGGQTRIRKLWKHYFANTDGLIFVVDSNDRDRIAEAEEELHNILGEDEFRDCILLIFANKQDLPNLMSTAELTDKLKLHTLKNRRWYIQATCATQGNGLYEGLDWLSNELAK, encoded by the coding sequence ATGGGTCTTACCATAGCAGTGTTTAATAGGTTGTTTAGTAAAAAGCCTATGAGAATTTTAACGGTAGGACTCGATGCTGCCGGTAAAACCACAATCTTATACAAATTGAAGCTTGGTGATGAGATCGTAACTACTATCCCAACCATCGGCTTCAATGTAGAAACCGTAGAATACAAGAATATATCTTTCACGGTGTGGGATGTAGGTGGCCAGACGAGAATCAGAAAACTCTGGAAACACTATTTCGCCAACACCGACGGACTCATTTTTGTGGTTGATTCCAACGACCGAGACCGTATCGCGGAAGCCGAAGAAGAATTGCACAATATATTAGGAGAGGACGAGTTCAGAGACTGCATTTTGTTAATATTCGCCAACAAACAAGATTTACCGAACTTGATGTCCACTGCTGAATTGACCGATAAGCTTAAGTTGCACACCCTGAAGAATAGGAGGTGGTACATACAAGCCACATGTGCTACTCAAGGGAATGGTTTGTATGAAGGACTAGATTGGTTGTCGAATGAGTTGGCCAAGTGA